Proteins from one Ranitomeya variabilis isolate aRanVar5 chromosome 1, aRanVar5.hap1, whole genome shotgun sequence genomic window:
- the LOC143778640 gene encoding uncharacterized protein LOC143778640, producing MPSHHLHPPSAVATLTTYPFLLPLTSFSSFTPYSPCHRSHNLGPPPVPALVVCTHCHCSSFTPCSLCHCSHHFHPPAVTALVRLRPPPAVTAFIIYALFLLSLLSSFTPSCCHCSRHLLPPPAVTALFIYALFLLLLLSSFTPSSRCHCSHHLRPPPAVIALIIYALLPLSQFLSFTPSSRCHCSRHLHPPAVTVLVIYVLPLSCSRHLRPPPAVTVLIIYFLLLLSLLSSFAPSSLFHCSRNLRPPPAVTVLIIYALLPLSLFLSFTPSSHCHCSRHLHPPPAFTALFIYCHEKTVTALGLYSDGVCSAGLAHSKCGANIQKGL from the coding sequence ATGCCATCTCATCATTTACACCCTCCTTCCGCTGTAGCCACTTTAACTACTTACCCCTTTCTCCTCCCCCTGACATCGTTCTCATCATTTACACCCTACTCCCCCTGTCATCGTTCTCATAATTTAGGCCCTCCTCCTGTCCCTGCTCTTGTTGTTTGCACCCACTGTCACTGCTCGTCATTTACGCCCTGCTCCCTCTGCCACTGCTCTCATCATTTTCACCCTCCCGCTGTCACTGCTCTCGTTCGTTTACGCCCTCCTCCCGCTGTCACTGCTTTCATCATTTACGCCCTCTTCCTGCTGTCACTGCTCTCGTCATTTACACCCTCCTGCTGTCACTGCTCTCGTCATTTacttcctcctcctgctgtcactgctCTCTTCATTTACGCCCTCTTCCTGCTATTACTGCTCTCGTCATTTACGCCCTCCTCCCGCTGTCACTGTTCTCATCATTTACGTCCTCCTCCCGCTGTCATTGCTCTCATCATTTACGCACTCCTCCCGCTGTCACAGTTCTTGTCATTTACACCCTCTTCCCGCTGTCACTGCTCACGTCATTTACaccctcctgctgtcactgttctcGTCATTTACGTCCTCCCCCTGTCCTGCTCTCGTCATTTACGCCCTCCTCCCGCTGTCACTGTTCTCATCATTTacttcctcctcctgctgtcactgctCTCGTCATTTGCACCCTCCTCCCTCTTTCACTGCTCTCGAAATTTACGCCCTCCTCCCGCTGTCACTGTTCTCATCATTTACGCCCTCCTCCCGCTGTCACTGTTCTTGTCATTTACACCCTCCTCCCACTGTCACTGCTCTCGTCATTTACACCCTCCTCCCGCTTTCACTGCTCTTTTCATTTACTGTCACGAGAAGACAGTTACTGCACTG